GACGACGACGCTCCGATCGCACCCGTCGCCAACGAGGCCGTCAAGCACATCGCCGGCCTGAAGGACGTCGTCAACCCCGGCTCCCTCACCTGGATCGGCAACGAGGGCGGACAGAACGGCAACACCGCGCTCATCACCGTGACACCGAAGAGCGCACCCTCGTCCGAGGCCACGCACACGCTGATGGAGAACATCCGCGCGTACGCGCCGATTGTCGACAGGGAAGGTGCCGAACTTCATGTCGGTGGACAGACCGCGATCATGTCGGACCTCTCGAAGAAGCTCGACGACGCGCTGATCCCCTACCTGATCGTCGTCGTCGGACTCGCGTTCCTGATCATGATCGGCGTCTTCCGCTCCCTGTGGGTGCCGCTGATCGGCACGGTCGGCTTCATCTTCTCGGTACTCGCGACCTTCGGTATCACCGTCGCGATCTTCCAAGAGGGCTGGTTCGGCATCATCACGAACACCCAGCCGATCATCTCGTTCCTGCCGATCTTCCTGATCGGAGTGGTCTTCGGCCTGGCGATGGACTACCAGGTGTTCCTGGTGACCCGAATGCGCGAGGAGTACATCCACGGCATGACCGCCAAGGAGGCCATCGTCGCGGGTTACCGTCACGGCGCTCGTGTGGTGACCTCCGCCGCGATCATCATGATCAGCGTCTTCGCCGCATTCATGCTGTCGCCGGAGACGACGGCCAAGATGATGGGCTTCGCCCTCGCCGGTGCAGTCCTGTTCGACGCCTTCGTGATCCGCATGCTGGTCGTCCCGGCCGTCATCGCCCTTCTCGGTGACCGCGCCTGGACCCTGCCGCGTTGGCTCGACAAGTTCGTCATCAACTTCGACATCGAGGGCGAAGCAGTCCGCCACCGCGGACTCCCGGACCCCGACGACGAGAAGACGCCGGTACCGGCGAGCTGACCGTGTCCACAGCACCACCCACCTACGCCCCGGGCGACCGCCCGGGGCGTCGGCCCGGGTTGCGCGAACAGCAGAAGATGCGCACCCGCAATGCCATTCGCGAGGCAGCCCTGCACCTCATCGCCGAACAGGGCTACGCGAAGACGACCGTCGAGCAGATCGCCGAGGCGGCCGGCGTCTCCCACACGACCTTCTTCCGCTACTTCCCCACCAAGGAGCAGGTGGTGGTCGGCGGAGAACACTTCGAGTCCGAGGCCCGCGCCATCGTCGCATCGATGCCACCCGGACTCGGCCACTTCGACCTCATCCGGCGGCTGTTCACCGAACTCCACCGCCTCACCGCCGACGACCCGTGGGTCGGCAATCCACTCCGGATGCAGCTGATCCGGTCGGAGCCCCTGCTGCAGAACACCTTTCAGGCCGAGTCCGAACGGATGATGACCGGGATGCGGCAACTCATCGCCGACTACCTCGGCCGCGACGCCGACGACTTCGCCCTCTGCGTGTTTCTCGACGCCGTGGCCGGGGTGACCTTCCGGCTCGCGACCGAGGCCGAGGACAACCACCTCGAACCGCCGATCGAGACGACCCTGCGCGCCATCGACCTTCTGGAGCAGGGCCTTCCGCTCGACTGATCCCCCGTGCCGCTGAAATGCGCCCCTGGAATACACCCCCGGTAAGAACCCTCCTGAACGGCTCCGACGACACCACGCGCTGTTGCGTAATTGGCTGGGTCCGGTCCGGCCTGTCGTGGGTGGTTGGCGGCGGGTTCCGGCGATGATGTGTTGGTGGCCAAGGGTTATCGTCCGGTGCAGCGTGATCAACAGTTTCTGATGCCGCCGAGTATGCGGGAATGGCTGGCGGCTGATGATCCGGTGTGGCTGGTCATCGATACGGTCGCCTCGTTGGATACCTCGGCGGTGCAGGCGGTGCGCAAGACCGGCGGAGCCGGTCGCGCCGCCTATCACCCAGATATGTTGTTGACCCTGTTGATCTGGGGTTGGGCACAAGGTCAACGGTCCTCGCGGCAGCTGGAACGGTTATGTCACCGCGACGTCGCCTACCGCATCATTTGCGCTGGTGACGTCCCTGATCACGTGACGATCTCGCGGTTTCGCGCCGACTGCGCACCCGCGATCGAGAACTTGTTCGTTCAAGTGTTGATGCTGTGCTCGCGGGTCGGGATGGGCCAGTTGGGAGTCGTTGCCCTTGACGGCGTCAAGATCGCCTCCAATGCGTCACTGAGCGCCAATCGGACCGAGCAAGGATTGCGCGCAGCGTTGGCCGCCGAGGCTGCTCGTGCCGCGGCCGAACACGAAGCGGCCGATGTCGCCGAGGATGATGCCCATGGTGATGACCGCGGCGATCAGCTTCCCCGCGAGCTTCACGATCCAGGGTCGCGTCACGCCCGGATCACTGAAGCGTTGGCTGACCTGGCTGCCCACAATGAGCAACTCAACGACGCCGAGTCGGCGGCCGCCCAGCGCAAGAATGACCGTGAACAGGCTGGTGA
The sequence above is drawn from the Gordonia rubripertincta genome and encodes:
- a CDS encoding TetR family transcriptional regulator — protein: MSTAPPTYAPGDRPGRRPGLREQQKMRTRNAIREAALHLIAEQGYAKTTVEQIAEAAGVSHTTFFRYFPTKEQVVVGGEHFESEARAIVASMPPGLGHFDLIRRLFTELHRLTADDPWVGNPLRMQLIRSEPLLQNTFQAESERMMTGMRQLIADYLGRDADDFALCVFLDAVAGVTFRLATEAEDNHLEPPIETTLRAIDLLEQGLPLD